The Brevibacillus brevis genome contains a region encoding:
- a CDS encoding TetR/AcrR family transcriptional regulator, producing the protein MTNDKLSKGELSRSRLLAAAASEFAAKGFHRTRVSDIVKAAGLTQASFYQYFDSKEGLYQQLTDTFVTKLWELADSGQKVTALTKTDVFHQVRENLLALFRFFQEQPDLTRIVLYQAEEGEELHRKLASMVAVNLRQNQTAGHVRVELSVEAAAEAMIAVVDRMTTRYLLTGEKTAEQLADDAVSFLAYGILQANE; encoded by the coding sequence ATGACCAATGACAAATTATCGAAAGGGGAGCTGAGTCGCAGTCGGTTGCTTGCGGCGGCAGCTTCTGAGTTCGCGGCAAAAGGCTTTCATCGTACTCGGGTGAGTGACATTGTGAAAGCAGCAGGCCTGACTCAGGCGTCGTTTTACCAGTATTTTGACAGCAAGGAAGGCTTGTATCAGCAGTTGACGGACACATTCGTTACCAAGCTGTGGGAATTGGCGGACAGCGGTCAAAAGGTAACGGCCTTGACGAAGACAGATGTCTTCCATCAGGTACGGGAAAACTTGCTCGCCTTGTTCCGATTTTTTCAGGAGCAGCCTGACTTGACCCGGATCGTGCTGTATCAGGCAGAAGAGGGCGAAGAGCTGCATCGTAAGCTGGCTTCGATGGTTGCTGTCAACTTGCGACAAAATCAGACTGCGGGGCACGTCCGTGTCGAGTTGTCCGTGGAGGCAGCGGCAGAGGCAATGATCGCAGTCGTAGACCGTATGACGACGCGGTATTTGCTGACGGGCGAAAAAACAGCGGAGCAGCTAGCGGACGATGCGGTATCTTTTTTGGCATATGGGATCTTGCAGGCAAATGAATAG
- a CDS encoding chitobiase/beta-hexosaminidase C-terminal domain-containing protein: MLKKRVGSSRWPKLALIAAVMIGTVLPTGWMPQAKAARADHVVISEVYGGGGNSGAYYKNDFIELYNPTDTAVSVGGWSVQYASATGGTWQTTDLAGSIAPYGFYLIQQASGTGGTAVLPTPDATGTLAMAGAQGKVALVSHTTPLTGADVSSQTGVVDMVGYGGANAYEGNSPAPATTNSNSAQRISDASGIVPNGGNGWDTNNNGNDFITGAPTPKNAQSPAEPPLPTDVTDKPNATELIFDHTDPTQATIRGYVGQGRTIKVYASQPTGTGSDTPLATQDSDASGLIELTFANPDPNAQGVYLTATEGSKKESASIELRPAVASPVLIQDKVSLQAVNGAGELRGEAGAAAGNAILRAYDPQKQPLMLSNKETGTAQANGSFSFTIPNIDQLDHILVTQQTAGEYGKSFESPEVSVTKSAVGSTTIAEARNTPVGTNVIVVGTVTAMFEAGGQNNVYFQDETAGLVLRAPGLTGKIEVGDKIRATGKMSDYHGLAQLEALTSNVEIVQKQAGVPSPQIVTSTDFAAATGEALEGKLVTVKVVTVKSVSSGNYTLEDQHGTFVSRPDASLSLPLNKSYAAITGVVNYDRNVYKLVPRTVADLVEDENKVPMVTASPAGPMVTKGTNVTLSTTMADTTIFYTIDGSTPSRGSIKYTGPIQIDVDTTLSAIAVKDGYTDSNVATFRYVIQKDNIRIHDIQGTSHRSAMADGTVTNVPGIVTAVVRSGSNVQGFYMQDPQPDADPFTSEGIYVYEPKAAVNPGDEVIVSGTVKEYVPSNRAGTDLTQTQIDATSYAVVNPAKGLPDPLILGKDNYEYPKGIIDNDSLGKFDPDQDGIDFWESLEGMLVQIDNPIVVGETKTFTNPRATEFVVIDDQAHSNQPRTPAGGVVLEANDFHPERITVSDKLGSITGEVKVGDKFTEPLVGIIDYSFANYKLFHTREFTVQASHYEPPVTNISPKEDKLTIATYNIENFSAKTDSAKINRIAETIVDNMKGPDIIGVVEMQDDNGPTDNGQTDATQSAEALIKAIENKNGPTYRYTDIAPQNNQDGGQPGGNIRVGFFYNPERVQLAEGPPGGATDAVQIETRDGVAHLSVNPGRVDPTNEAFASSRKPLAAEFIFQGEPVIVIANHFNSKGGDQALFGKDQPPQLVSEVQRMKIARVLNNFVKDIHAAEAKANVVVLGDLNDFPFSNPVQELADGVLTNMVEKLPKGEQYTYVYQGNSQVLDQILVSNHLEDDTKVDIVHINAGLTESEGRVSDHNPVLVQLDLKDRGTPEKTAKEVAESITQLPQPAAGETRLKLPEVPAGFTITIKSSSDTAVISLDGKITPPNRQTNVDLILEVTRASDQSTAETKALTVQVPAKPESPPPVTPPDRTPTPDTQRDLNKQAAQVISASQEENAILGQVDQVLSHLEKLLDAEQWTPTEKWETVTDTITTVLEAVAEQAERGTISEESLQDVTKSFLDKAFDPLTEDGIEKEELARLALASLTSLAKTALEPLDEKDISKEVAKHVRTLAEELLKKLGTVVIEDGDEIKADDEQVDELLDVLGEFMKAIESVKDKIGFAPVLFVQVEESDDDSIDTRSRKEESKEPTVTMEQKLVEQLKEKEVGIRVTLDSEAWVEVPGAYFAAERAREFALSLTESDGNSWKGVPNPGEAYQLQAWSKGKKLTSFGKAGFMLGLPVAEEASEKLQAYVFRSNMWRPAMGLKGKPIKVEKEGDVGIFTVATASSYVVGETALKRIEIAPKSLKLAQGEEAQLKVMAILGNDAEEDVTEAEGIEFTSSKPEQVEVDETGRILVLDDAKPRTRVTITISYAGKTAKVTVTVKSN, encoded by the coding sequence ATGTTGAAAAAGAGAGTAGGTTCTTCCCGATGGCCGAAGCTGGCGCTAATCGCTGCGGTTATGATAGGAACGGTTTTACCGACCGGGTGGATGCCACAGGCAAAAGCTGCGCGGGCTGATCATGTGGTGATCAGCGAGGTGTATGGGGGTGGGGGGAACTCTGGTGCCTATTACAAGAACGATTTCATTGAGCTGTATAACCCGACAGACACGGCTGTTTCGGTTGGAGGCTGGTCTGTACAATATGCTTCTGCTACGGGAGGAACTTGGCAGACAACAGATTTGGCTGGAAGCATAGCTCCTTATGGGTTTTATTTGATCCAGCAAGCATCAGGAACGGGCGGTACAGCAGTCCTCCCTACTCCTGATGCTACGGGAACGCTTGCAATGGCTGGAGCACAAGGAAAGGTCGCATTGGTTAGCCATACTACGCCTTTAACAGGGGCGGATGTCTCCTCCCAAACAGGTGTTGTAGATATGGTCGGATACGGTGGAGCAAATGCATACGAGGGCAATTCACCTGCACCAGCTACTACAAACTCGAACAGCGCCCAGCGCATTAGCGACGCCAGTGGCATTGTACCAAACGGAGGAAATGGCTGGGATACGAACAACAACGGCAACGATTTTATCACAGGGGCACCTACCCCGAAAAACGCGCAAAGCCCAGCAGAACCACCGCTGCCAACAGACGTGACGGACAAGCCGAACGCTACGGAACTTATTTTTGATCATACCGATCCTACCCAAGCAACAATTCGCGGCTATGTCGGTCAAGGGCGGACGATTAAGGTTTATGCGAGTCAGCCTACAGGAACAGGTAGCGACACTCCTTTGGCAACGCAAGATTCGGATGCTTCCGGACTAATCGAGCTGACTTTTGCCAATCCCGATCCAAATGCACAGGGAGTCTATCTCACCGCAACCGAAGGGAGTAAGAAGGAGAGTGCGAGCATCGAGCTGAGGCCAGCGGTAGCCAGCCCAGTTTTGATCCAGGATAAAGTCAGCCTGCAAGCGGTGAACGGAGCGGGCGAACTGCGAGGAGAAGCAGGAGCGGCAGCAGGGAATGCTATCTTGCGCGCATACGATCCGCAAAAACAACCGCTGATGCTTAGCAACAAAGAAACAGGAACGGCACAGGCAAACGGGTCATTTTCCTTTACGATTCCAAACATCGATCAGCTGGATCATATCCTCGTAACGCAGCAAACAGCTGGGGAATATGGCAAGTCGTTTGAGAGCCCGGAAGTTAGCGTTACTAAGTCAGCAGTGGGTTCGACTACGATTGCTGAGGCAAGAAACACCCCGGTAGGAACGAACGTGATTGTCGTCGGAACGGTGACGGCGATGTTCGAAGCGGGCGGACAAAATAACGTGTATTTCCAAGATGAGACGGCAGGACTTGTACTTCGTGCGCCAGGGCTGACTGGCAAAATTGAGGTAGGAGACAAGATCCGAGCTACTGGAAAAATGAGTGACTACCATGGACTGGCTCAACTCGAAGCACTCACCAGTAACGTGGAAATCGTGCAAAAACAAGCGGGTGTGCCTAGTCCGCAAATCGTGACATCCACTGATTTTGCGGCTGCTACAGGAGAGGCTTTGGAAGGCAAGCTGGTGACGGTAAAGGTGGTTACCGTCAAATCGGTATCAAGCGGCAATTACACGCTAGAGGATCAGCACGGTACGTTTGTGTCTCGACCGGATGCCTCTCTTTCGCTTCCATTGAACAAGAGCTATGCAGCTATTACAGGCGTGGTGAACTACGACCGCAATGTATACAAGCTGGTGCCGCGCACTGTCGCTGATCTCGTTGAGGACGAGAATAAAGTCCCTATGGTCACAGCGAGCCCAGCAGGTCCTATGGTGACAAAAGGAACAAATGTAACGCTCTCAACGACAATGGCTGACACTACGATCTTCTATACGATAGATGGTTCGACACCGAGCAGAGGGAGCATCAAGTATACGGGACCGATCCAGATTGACGTGGATACGACCCTTTCAGCCATAGCTGTCAAGGATGGCTACACAGACAGCAATGTAGCGACCTTCCGCTATGTGATTCAAAAAGACAACATTCGGATTCATGATATCCAAGGAACGTCGCACCGATCAGCGATGGCCGATGGAACGGTGACGAATGTTCCGGGAATCGTAACGGCTGTCGTCCGAAGCGGCAGCAATGTACAAGGCTTTTATATGCAAGACCCGCAACCGGACGCAGACCCATTTACCTCCGAAGGCATTTACGTTTACGAGCCAAAAGCAGCGGTCAACCCTGGCGATGAAGTCATCGTCAGCGGAACCGTCAAGGAATACGTGCCATCGAACAGAGCGGGTACAGACCTCACCCAGACGCAAATTGATGCAACCTCGTACGCAGTTGTCAATCCAGCAAAGGGACTCCCTGATCCACTCATTCTGGGCAAAGACAACTACGAATATCCAAAAGGAATTATCGACAACGACAGCCTCGGCAAATTCGACCCGGATCAAGACGGCATCGACTTCTGGGAAAGTCTCGAAGGCATGCTGGTGCAAATCGACAATCCGATCGTAGTTGGCGAAACCAAGACGTTTACCAATCCACGTGCAACGGAATTTGTCGTTATCGATGATCAAGCTCATTCAAATCAGCCGCGTACACCAGCTGGCGGAGTGGTGCTGGAAGCCAATGATTTTCACCCTGAACGCATCACGGTATCGGATAAACTCGGATCGATTACCGGAGAGGTAAAAGTCGGCGACAAATTTACTGAGCCGCTGGTAGGCATCATTGACTACAGCTTCGCGAACTACAAGCTGTTCCATACACGCGAATTTACGGTACAGGCAAGCCATTATGAGCCGCCAGTGACGAATATTTCCCCAAAAGAGGACAAGCTGACAATCGCTACGTACAACATCGAGAATTTCTCGGCAAAAACCGATTCCGCTAAAATCAATCGCATCGCCGAGACGATCGTGGACAACATGAAGGGACCGGATATTATCGGTGTGGTAGAAATGCAGGACGATAATGGGCCGACAGACAATGGACAAACAGATGCTACACAGTCTGCGGAAGCATTGATCAAAGCGATTGAAAACAAAAACGGTCCGACTTACCGATACACGGATATCGCGCCACAGAACAATCAGGATGGTGGACAGCCAGGAGGAAATATCCGTGTTGGTTTCTTCTACAATCCAGAACGGGTACAGCTGGCAGAAGGACCGCCAGGAGGTGCGACAGATGCGGTGCAAATCGAGACGCGAGATGGCGTGGCGCATCTTTCCGTCAATCCAGGGCGGGTAGATCCGACCAACGAGGCGTTTGCTTCGAGCCGTAAGCCACTGGCAGCGGAATTCATTTTCCAAGGCGAGCCGGTCATTGTCATCGCCAACCATTTCAACTCCAAGGGTGGAGATCAAGCGCTGTTTGGAAAAGATCAGCCGCCACAGCTGGTGAGTGAAGTACAGCGCATGAAAATTGCCCGTGTGTTAAATAACTTTGTAAAAGACATCCATGCGGCGGAAGCGAAAGCAAATGTTGTGGTGCTGGGTGATCTCAACGATTTCCCGTTTTCGAATCCGGTGCAGGAATTGGCAGATGGCGTTTTGACCAATATGGTGGAGAAACTGCCGAAGGGTGAGCAGTATACGTACGTGTACCAAGGGAACTCTCAAGTCTTGGATCAAATTTTGGTCAGCAACCACTTAGAGGATGACACAAAGGTTGATATCGTTCACATCAACGCTGGCTTGACCGAGAGCGAGGGACGTGTGAGTGATCATAACCCTGTCCTTGTACAGCTGGACTTGAAGGATCGCGGCACGCCGGAAAAAACAGCAAAAGAAGTGGCAGAAAGCATCACGCAGCTCCCACAGCCAGCAGCGGGTGAGACACGCTTGAAGCTGCCAGAGGTACCTGCAGGCTTTACCATCACGATCAAGTCGTCAAGTGATACAGCGGTCATTTCGCTGGACGGCAAAATTACGCCGCCAAATCGCCAGACGAATGTAGACCTGATTTTGGAGGTCACACGAGCATCCGACCAATCGACAGCAGAGACCAAAGCATTGACCGTGCAGGTTCCGGCCAAGCCGGAGTCACCACCGCCAGTTACACCTCCGGACAGAACACCGACACCGGACACGCAGAGAGATTTGAACAAACAAGCGGCTCAAGTCATCTCCGCAAGTCAGGAGGAGAACGCCATTTTGGGACAGGTGGATCAAGTACTCAGCCATCTGGAAAAACTTCTGGATGCCGAGCAATGGACGCCGACTGAGAAATGGGAGACAGTCACTGATACGATCACGACTGTACTCGAGGCAGTAGCCGAGCAGGCCGAGCGAGGAACCATTAGTGAAGAGTCGCTCCAAGATGTGACGAAGAGCTTTTTGGACAAAGCATTTGACCCGCTCACAGAAGATGGCATCGAGAAGGAAGAGCTTGCCCGTCTGGCACTTGCTTCTTTGACGAGCTTGGCGAAAACAGCACTGGAGCCCCTCGATGAAAAGGATATTTCCAAAGAGGTAGCCAAGCATGTCCGTACGCTGGCGGAAGAGCTTTTGAAAAAGCTTGGCACTGTCGTCATTGAAGATGGGGATGAGATCAAGGCAGATGACGAACAAGTAGATGAACTTCTAGACGTACTCGGGGAATTCATGAAAGCAATCGAGTCCGTGAAAGACAAGATCGGCTTTGCTCCGGTGCTATTCGTTCAAGTGGAAGAAAGCGATGACGATTCGATCGACACGCGTTCTCGCAAGGAAGAATCAAAAGAACCTACGGTAACCATGGAGCAGAAGCTGGTTGAGCAATTGAAGGAAAAAGAGGTAGGAATCCGAGTCACCTTGGATAGTGAAGCATGGGTAGAAGTGCCGGGCGCATACTTTGCTGCTGAGCGTGCACGAGAGTTTGCCCTCTCCCTGACAGAATCAGATGGAAACAGCTGGAAGGGTGTCCCGAACCCAGGCGAAGCTTATCAATTGCAAGCGTGGAGCAAGGGTAAAAAGCTGACAAGCTTCGGAAAAGCAGGCTTTATGCTCGGGCTACCAGTCGCCGAAGAGGCAAGCGAAAAGCTCCAAGCCTACGTGTTCCGAAGTAATATGTGGAGACCAGCTATGGGACTTAAGGGAAAACCAATCAAAGTGGAAAAAGAAGGCGATGTAGGGATCTTTACAGTGGCGACGGCTTCCTCTTATGTTGTCGGAGAGACTGCCCTGAAAAGGATCGAGATCGCGCCGAAATCTCTCAAGCTAGCCCAAGGCGAGGAAGCACAGCTCAAGGTGATGGCGATTCTCGGTAATGATGCGGAAGAAGACGTTACTGAAGCGGAAGGTATCGAGTTCACATCAAGCAAGCCCGAACAGGTAGAGGTTGATGAGACGGGGCGTATTCTTGTCTTGGATGATGCCAAACCAAGAACAAGAGTGACCATCACGATCAGCTACGCTGGCAAGACAGCGAAGGTAACTGTCACGGTTAAGAGCAATTGA
- a CDS encoding queuosine precursor transporter: MFNFWIGVLFALVNFGLFLLCYRLFGRMGLYAWIGMATVLANIQVVKTIEMFGLVMTLGNTIYASIYLVSDLLNEKYGEREAKKAVWFGFFTLIAATIIMQLVLVFEPQETDIAQGSLQTIFGLMPRVALGSLCAYFVSQFVDVKIYSWLKKKCPGRNQLWIRNNGSTLFSQLLDSVTFCTIAFLGEFPMDVWWQILLTTYLIKFVVSAASTPILYIARSMKVDES, translated from the coding sequence ATGTTTAATTTTTGGATCGGAGTGCTTTTTGCTCTGGTGAACTTCGGGCTGTTCCTGCTCTGCTACCGATTGTTCGGCAGAATGGGACTGTATGCGTGGATTGGGATGGCTACCGTGCTGGCCAACATTCAGGTGGTCAAAACAATTGAGATGTTCGGTTTGGTTATGACGCTCGGCAATACGATTTATGCTTCTATTTATTTGGTAAGCGATCTATTGAACGAGAAGTATGGGGAAAGAGAAGCGAAAAAAGCCGTATGGTTCGGCTTCTTTACCTTAATTGCCGCAACGATCATTATGCAGCTCGTATTGGTGTTTGAACCACAGGAAACAGATATCGCCCAAGGTTCCTTGCAGACGATTTTTGGCTTGATGCCAAGAGTGGCATTGGGCAGCTTGTGTGCGTATTTTGTCAGCCAATTTGTCGACGTGAAAATCTATTCGTGGTTGAAGAAAAAATGTCCAGGCCGCAATCAGCTCTGGATTCGCAATAATGGAAGCACGCTATTCAGTCAACTGCTCGATTCGGTTACCTTTTGTACGATTGCCTTTTTGGGAGAATTCCCAATGGACGTATGGTGGCAAATCCTGCTGACTACCTACCTGATCAAGTTTGTCGTATCGGCAGCTTCGACGCCGATTCTTTATATCGCACGCAGTATGAAAGTGGACGAAAGCTAA
- a CDS encoding HXXEE domain-containing protein — translation MLELPHLIWLFLVVFMFHDLEEIVMVEGWVRAKKDIIRQTVPERLMKLIEPSLSMSTAQFAVAVSCIFAVLSAAVILTVTTLSAGTYLPFFLVCLHVMFLHVFMHVGHTVVLRTYTPGVVTAVAFVLPYSVYAYDRLLEAGLVTWPLIWSTLPYSLLIIPVLYAAHRIGEAAGKMIPR, via the coding sequence ATGCTGGAGCTGCCCCATCTGATTTGGCTGTTTTTAGTCGTTTTCATGTTTCATGATCTCGAGGAGATCGTGATGGTAGAAGGTTGGGTGCGAGCCAAGAAAGACATCATTAGACAGACTGTGCCAGAACGGCTTATGAAGTTGATTGAGCCTTCGCTTTCGATGAGCACAGCGCAATTTGCCGTCGCAGTCTCTTGTATTTTCGCCGTTTTATCGGCAGCGGTCATCCTGACTGTCACGACACTTTCGGCTGGAACGTACCTCCCGTTTTTTCTGGTTTGTCTGCACGTGATGTTTCTTCATGTTTTCATGCATGTTGGTCATACCGTTGTCCTTCGTACGTACACACCTGGTGTGGTGACGGCAGTAGCATTCGTTTTGCCCTATAGTGTGTATGCGTATGATCGATTGCTTGAAGCTGGGCTTGTGACGTGGCCGTTGATTTGGAGCACGTTGCCGTACAGCTTGTTGATCATCCCTGTTTTGTATGCTGCAC
- a CDS encoding HPP family protein, whose product MSEGWSVKGFVAKMRGRSRTPLKISGSVALIGGLGGLVTIGVLGMLTELTTAVWLMASFGASCVLAFVAWDSPLSQPRNIIGGHFFTSLVGVLLYQIGGSQLWVVAASVGLAIVVMHVTKTTHPPAGANPIVIVMDGRGWEFLLSPVLIGAVVVVLIALFVNNMHKKRAYPVFWV is encoded by the coding sequence ATGAGCGAAGGATGGAGTGTTAAGGGATTTGTAGCCAAAATGAGGGGGAGAAGCAGAACGCCCTTGAAAATATCTGGCTCGGTTGCTTTGATTGGAGGTCTTGGCGGATTAGTGACGATAGGGGTACTGGGCATGCTGACGGAATTAACCACCGCTGTCTGGTTGATGGCTTCATTTGGAGCAAGCTGTGTGCTTGCTTTTGTGGCCTGGGATTCGCCATTATCTCAGCCGCGTAATATCATTGGGGGGCATTTTTTCACCAGCTTGGTCGGTGTGCTGCTCTATCAAATAGGCGGATCGCAGCTGTGGGTCGTAGCAGCTAGTGTCGGTCTTGCAATTGTCGTCATGCATGTGACGAAAACGACGCATCCTCCTGCAGGTGCCAATCCGATCGTCATTGTCATGGACGGCAGGGGGTGGGAGTTTTTATTGTCTCCGGTACTCATAGGTGCAGTAGTGGTTGTGCTGATTGCTTTGTTCGTCAATAACATGCATAAGAAACGTGCGTACCCTGTGTTTTGGGTATAG
- the trpS gene encoding tryptophan--tRNA ligase: protein MKTIFSGIQPSGILTLGNYLGAMKHFVPLQDQFNCFYCIVDQHAITVPQEPAVLRENIRRLAALYLSVGLDPNKMTLFVQSEVPAHAKLGWIMLCTSYLGELERMTQFKDKSDGRGESIPGGLLAYPPLMAADILLYGTDFVPVGEDQKQHLELTRDLATRFNNRYGDIFTIPEVRLPETGARIMSLAEGTKKMSKSDPNQGAFISMLDDADTITKKIKRAQTDSDSVVRYDKAEKPAVSNLMTIYSLCSGKTLDEIEAMYEGKGYGAFKTELAEVVVETLRPIQERFEQLFHSSELDDILTAGAEKANKVANEMLYKVEKAMGMARL from the coding sequence ATGAAAACAATCTTTTCCGGCATTCAACCGAGCGGCATTTTGACCCTCGGGAACTACTTGGGCGCGATGAAACACTTCGTTCCGCTTCAAGATCAGTTCAACTGCTTTTACTGCATCGTAGACCAGCATGCCATCACCGTTCCACAGGAGCCTGCCGTTCTGCGCGAAAACATTCGTCGTCTCGCGGCTCTCTATTTGTCAGTTGGCCTCGATCCGAACAAAATGACGCTGTTCGTCCAATCGGAAGTACCGGCCCATGCCAAGCTCGGCTGGATCATGCTGTGTACCTCTTACTTGGGTGAATTGGAGCGCATGACCCAATTCAAGGACAAATCCGATGGACGCGGTGAATCCATTCCAGGCGGTCTGCTGGCTTATCCTCCATTGATGGCTGCTGATATTTTGCTGTACGGCACTGATTTCGTCCCTGTGGGCGAAGACCAGAAGCAGCATCTGGAGCTGACTCGTGATCTAGCCACTCGTTTTAACAACCGTTATGGCGACATTTTCACCATTCCAGAGGTTCGCCTGCCGGAGACTGGCGCACGCATCATGTCTCTTGCTGAAGGCACCAAGAAAATGAGCAAATCCGATCCAAACCAAGGCGCCTTCATCTCCATGCTGGATGATGCAGACACCATCACGAAAAAAATCAAGCGCGCACAAACGGATTCCGACAGCGTTGTGCGTTATGACAAAGCAGAAAAGCCAGCAGTCTCTAACCTCATGACCATCTACTCCCTCTGCTCTGGAAAAACGCTGGATGAGATCGAAGCGATGTACGAGGGCAAAGGCTACGGCGCATTCAAAACCGAGCTGGCCGAAGTTGTCGTAGAAACACTCCGTCCGATCCAAGAACGCTTCGAGCAGCTGTTCCACTCCTCCGAGCTGGATGATATCTTGACTGCCGGGGCAGAGAAAGCGAATAAAGTCGCGAACGAGATGCTGTACAAAGTTGAAAAAGCAATGGGGATGGCACGTCTCTAA
- a CDS encoding Crp/Fnr family transcriptional regulator — protein MSEQIVLAKKTMFQTPADIRMGIFFIQKGLLRLSRLNEDGKAFTVGLLGPGAVFGEIEEMALGSRAVYIEAMQKTTLTHWSATRMEEMLQACPPSLKEMMFQLSKRLGEQEERMEKLALESVRDRVLHLLVQLCQRFGKAEEPFLKLTVSLSHQEIANMVGATRETVSLALASLVDEGIVLVSRMSIAVHASRMVDKIRE, from the coding sequence ATGAGTGAGCAAATCGTTTTAGCCAAGAAAACGATGTTTCAGACACCGGCTGACATTCGAATGGGCATTTTCTTCATTCAAAAGGGACTCCTGCGTCTCTCTCGGCTGAACGAAGATGGAAAGGCCTTTACCGTGGGATTGCTGGGACCTGGAGCTGTTTTTGGCGAGATCGAGGAAATGGCGCTGGGGTCACGCGCTGTCTACATTGAAGCGATGCAAAAAACGACCCTTACTCATTGGAGTGCGACTCGGATGGAAGAAATGCTGCAAGCATGTCCACCAAGCTTGAAAGAAATGATGTTCCAGTTGTCAAAACGATTGGGCGAACAAGAGGAGAGGATGGAGAAGCTCGCTTTAGAATCGGTTAGGGATCGCGTACTCCATCTGTTGGTTCAGTTGTGTCAGCGATTTGGCAAAGCTGAAGAACCATTTTTGAAATTGACCGTCTCTCTCTCCCATCAGGAGATTGCCAACATGGTGGGGGCGACCAGAGAAACCGTTTCATTAGCATTAGCCAGTTTGGTTGATGAGGGAATTGTGTTGGTGTCCCGAATGTCGATTGCTGTACATGCATCGAGAATGGTTGATAAAATAAGAGAATGA